One Lysinibacillus fusiformis genomic window carries:
- a CDS encoding tyrosine-type recombinase/integrase: MANPNEKKGMLIDVQPLKSKEEISEMLEALGRTKEFGLRNQLLFKLGISTGLRCGDLVALKVEQVKGKSSFKIREGKTKKERTVHLDQLMVDIADYIDTLPLGTTYLFPSRKGDAHISTTQAYRIITDAGDQIGNHSVGSHTMRKTFGYTYYNATNDIATLMEIFNHSSQKTTLRYIGMTDERIKQSIKNVSFF; this comes from the coding sequence ATGGCTAATCCTAACGAGAAAAAAGGCATGTTAATCGATGTACAACCGTTGAAATCAAAGGAAGAAATAAGCGAGATGTTAGAAGCGTTAGGCAGGACGAAGGAATTTGGATTACGCAATCAACTTCTTTTCAAGCTCGGCATATCTACCGGTTTAAGGTGCGGTGATTTAGTTGCGCTTAAAGTCGAACAAGTAAAGGGGAAGTCATCGTTTAAGATTCGAGAAGGAAAGACGAAGAAGGAGCGTACTGTACACCTCGATCAGCTGATGGTTGATATTGCGGACTATATCGATACTTTGCCTCTAGGAACAACGTACTTATTCCCATCACGCAAAGGCGACGCACATATTAGCACGACGCAAGCTTATCGTATTATTACTGATGCTGGCGATCAAATCGGCAATCATTCAGTCGGCTCACATACTATGCGTAAAACGTTTGGTTACACTTATTACAACGCGACTAACGACATCGCAACGCTAATGGAAATCTTTAATCATAGTTCGCAAAAGACAACGCTTCGTTACATCGGAATGACTGACGAGCGAATTAAACAAAGTATTAAAAACGTTTCATTCTTTTAA
- a CDS encoding phBC6A51 family helix-turn-helix protein yields the protein MVRISIKPFEIKDAEMDRLKRELKGNMTKVLAIKLDVEHYGKLTQQQMADALGITRMTLYRWKVYDYIFEYELERQHELRSEHYRREYRKLSDRRRVSASEILGDAAYLRMALGLSN from the coding sequence ATGGTGCGAATCAGCATTAAACCTTTTGAAATAAAAGATGCGGAAATGGACCGATTGAAACGAGAGTTAAAAGGGAATATGACGAAGGTATTGGCGATAAAGTTAGACGTAGAGCATTACGGGAAACTCACGCAACAACAGATGGCGGATGCACTAGGAATCACGCGTATGACGCTGTATCGCTGGAAAGTTTATGACTATATTTTTGAATACGAGTTAGAGCGACAGCATGAATTAAGGTCGGAGCATTACCGTAGAGAATATCGCAAACTTTCAGATAGACGACGCGTTAGTGCATCCGAAATTTTAGGCGATGCAGCCTATCTACGAATGGCGCTTGGACTTAGCAATTAG